A single region of the Rhizobium sp. ARZ01 genome encodes:
- a CDS encoding DUF1269 domain-containing protein, with protein sequence MSDLVVIGFDTPDEADKVLVKLSGLKKEYLIDLEDAVVVVRDAAGKVHLKQSLNLTAIGASSGLLSGALWGGLVGLLFLNPLAGFAIGGAVGAGAGALSGSLTDYGIDDKFIKSLGETIPNNSSALFVLVRKVQPEKVLAEFEGLRGRVLKTSLSPEQEKKLQEALSGATNAPTTS encoded by the coding sequence ATGTCAGATTTGGTTGTAATTGGATTCGACACGCCGGATGAGGCGGACAAGGTCCTGGTGAAGCTGAGTGGTCTGAAAAAGGAATATCTGATCGATCTGGAGGATGCCGTCGTCGTCGTCCGTGACGCGGCCGGAAAGGTCCACCTGAAGCAAAGCCTCAACCTGACGGCGATCGGTGCTTCCTCCGGCCTGCTCTCCGGCGCGTTGTGGGGCGGTCTTGTCGGGCTTCTGTTCCTGAACCCGCTGGCGGGCTTTGCGATCGGCGGTGCGGTCGGTGCTGGCGCAGGGGCGCTTTCCGGTTCCCTCACCGACTACGGCATCGATGACAAGTTCATCAAGTCGCTGGGCGAAACGATTCCGAACAATTCCTCGGCCCTCTTCGTGCTTGTCCGCAAGGTGCAGCCCGAAAAGGTCTTGGCCGAGTTCGAAGGTCTGCGCGGCCGGGTCTTGAAGACATCGCTATCACCGGAACAAGAGAAGAAGCTGCAAGAGGCATTGTCCGGCGCGACCAACGCCCCCACTACATCCTGA
- the yihA gene encoding ribosome biogenesis GTP-binding protein YihA/YsxC: MTSTNSGDDKPLFGRPWIFIRGVPAMKFLPPEGPPEIAFAGRSNVGKSSLINALVGHKGLARTSNTPGRTQELNYFVPDGYSGEAGDLPPMALVDMPGYGYAQAPKEQVDAWTKLVFDYLRGRSTLKRVYVLIDSRHGIKKNDEDVLDLLDKAAVSYQLVLTKTDKIKEAGVPRLVREATEKIRKRPAAYPEILATSSEKGRGLDTLRNAIVTTIAR; the protein is encoded by the coding sequence ATGACTTCGACAAATTCCGGCGACGATAAACCGCTCTTCGGCCGGCCGTGGATCTTCATTCGCGGCGTGCCGGCCATGAAGTTCCTGCCGCCGGAGGGTCCGCCGGAGATCGCTTTCGCCGGCCGCTCGAACGTCGGCAAGTCCTCGCTGATCAATGCCCTGGTCGGCCACAAGGGGCTTGCCCGCACGTCCAACACACCCGGCCGAACCCAGGAGCTGAACTATTTCGTGCCCGACGGCTATTCCGGCGAGGCGGGAGACCTTCCGCCGATGGCGCTCGTCGACATGCCCGGCTATGGCTACGCACAGGCGCCCAAGGAGCAGGTCGACGCGTGGACGAAGCTCGTCTTCGACTATCTCCGTGGGCGATCGACGCTCAAGCGGGTCTATGTACTGATCGACAGTCGCCACGGCATCAAGAAGAACGATGAGGACGTCCTGGATCTTCTCGACAAGGCCGCGGTCTCCTATCAACTCGTCCTGACCAAGACGGACAAGATCAAGGAAGCAGGCGTTCCGCGGCTTGTGAGGGAGGCGACTGAGAAGATCCGGAAGCGTCCGGCGGCCTATCCCGAGATCCTTGCCACGTCGTCGGAGAAGGGCAGGGGGCTCGATACCCTGCGTAACGCGATTGTGACCACTATCGCGCGTTGA
- a CDS encoding DMT family transporter — protein sequence MSAPVTHPTANSEARKRGYGAALVLGSAIVWSFGGTLARMLDIEDGWTVVFWRSLFAAFFLLGFMLVRDGRRGTARMFSEMGLPGIAVGVCFATASTSFILALAYTTVANILLIQASVPLIAALMSWVLFRERIALHTWIAIAVVICGVGVMVSGSITGTVSPIGDALALLIAFAFASATVITRRFSHVRMTPAVFTGTVLACGMAATQATDYSVTPSDLGILVVFGAFNFGLGLALFVTGARLVPSALAALLGTAETVLAPLWVAIFLGEVPGERTIVGGFIVLAALLGYLGVEVWRQRRS from the coding sequence ATGTCCGCACCTGTGACCCACCCAACCGCCAACTCCGAGGCCCGCAAGCGCGGCTATGGCGCGGCACTCGTGCTCGGATCGGCGATCGTCTGGAGCTTCGGCGGTACGCTTGCGAGAATGCTCGACATCGAGGACGGCTGGACAGTTGTCTTCTGGCGCTCGCTGTTTGCGGCCTTTTTCCTCCTTGGCTTCATGCTCGTGCGCGACGGCCGCCGCGGCACCGCCCGGATGTTCTCTGAAATGGGTCTGCCGGGCATCGCCGTCGGGGTGTGCTTTGCAACTGCCTCGACTTCATTCATTCTGGCGCTCGCATATACCACCGTCGCCAACATCCTCCTGATCCAGGCCAGTGTTCCTCTGATTGCGGCCCTGATGAGTTGGGTACTTTTTCGGGAACGAATAGCGCTGCATACCTGGATCGCGATCGCCGTCGTCATTTGTGGCGTCGGGGTGATGGTTTCGGGATCGATCACCGGCACGGTCTCGCCGATCGGAGATGCGCTCGCGCTGCTAATCGCCTTCGCATTCGCGTCCGCCACTGTGATCACCCGGCGTTTTTCCCATGTGCGGATGACGCCGGCGGTTTTTACTGGAACGGTTCTGGCTTGCGGTATGGCGGCGACGCAAGCGACGGACTATTCCGTCACCCCGTCGGATCTCGGGATCCTTGTCGTGTTCGGCGCGTTCAATTTCGGCTTGGGTCTTGCACTGTTCGTGACAGGCGCCCGGCTGGTCCCCTCGGCGCTTGCTGCGCTGCTTGGCACGGCGGAAACTGTCTTGGCGCCCCTTTGGGTGGCGATCTTTCTTGGCGAAGTGCCGGGCGAGCGCACTATCGTCGGCGGTTTCATCGTGCTTGCCGCTTTACTTGGTTATCTTGGCGTTGAGGTGTGGCGGCAAAGGCGTAGCTGA
- the yidC gene encoding membrane protein insertase YidC — translation MMENNRNYFVAIALSVLILIGWQFLYVNPKIERERAVAELQADMDKAKPDAATGTATTTTPSPSGAAVPGATAESREAAVTASPRVAIETDALQGSINLTGARFDDLKLREFHETVDRSSPIITLLSPAETEHGYFAEVGYVGNETTGQVPGPQTVWTQEGTGKLTMATPVTLTYTNDKGIKFVRTISVDEHYMFQIADSIENTTGVPLSLSSYGRVTRFSKPSTPSIYVLHEGFIGYLGELGLHEVKYSAAEEDTTIEPGSATSGWLGITDKYWATALIPPQTIPYQTRFSHFTDGRPRFQADFRQDAITIAPGQKGEVKNMVFGGAKEVPVIDGYKTNLSIPRFDLMIDWGWFWFFTKPMFQLLDFFFRYFGNFGVAILITTIVVKGLFFPLASKQYASMANMKRLQPKMEELKAKFGDDKMGLQQAMMALYKEEKINPLAGCWPILLQIPVFFALYKVIYITIEMRHAPFFGWIQDLSAPDPTSIFNLFGLLPFDVPQALLIGVWPLVMGVTMFLQMRMNPTPPDPTQAMIFTWMPVVFTFMLASFPAGLVIYWAWNNTLSIIQQAVIMKRHGVKVELFSNLKGLFGKKADPAK, via the coding sequence ATGATGGAAAACAACCGCAATTATTTCGTGGCGATTGCGCTGTCCGTGCTGATCCTGATCGGCTGGCAGTTCCTCTACGTCAATCCGAAGATCGAGCGCGAAAGGGCGGTCGCCGAGTTGCAGGCGGACATGGATAAGGCCAAGCCTGACGCCGCGACGGGCACGGCGACGACCACCACGCCATCGCCCTCCGGTGCTGCAGTTCCCGGTGCGACAGCGGAAAGCCGCGAGGCCGCTGTCACAGCGTCGCCGCGCGTTGCCATCGAGACCGACGCGCTGCAGGGCTCGATCAATCTGACCGGCGCGCGTTTTGACGACCTGAAGCTGCGGGAGTTTCACGAGACCGTCGATCGCTCAAGCCCGATCATTACGCTTTTGAGCCCCGCCGAGACCGAGCACGGCTATTTCGCGGAGGTCGGCTACGTCGGCAACGAAACCACTGGCCAGGTGCCCGGCCCACAGACGGTCTGGACGCAGGAAGGCACGGGCAAGCTGACGATGGCTACCCCGGTCACGCTGACCTACACCAACGACAAGGGCATCAAGTTCGTCCGCACCATCTCGGTCGACGAACACTACATGTTCCAGATCGCCGACTCGATCGAGAACACGACGGGCGTTCCGCTGTCGCTCTCCAGCTACGGCCGCGTCACCCGCTTCTCCAAGCCCTCGACACCCAGCATCTACGTGTTGCACGAGGGCTTTATCGGCTACCTCGGCGAACTCGGTCTGCACGAGGTGAAGTACTCGGCCGCTGAAGAGGACACGACGATCGAGCCCGGCAGCGCCACCAGCGGCTGGCTCGGTATCACCGACAAGTACTGGGCAACGGCGCTGATCCCGCCGCAGACGATCCCCTACCAGACCCGCTTCTCGCACTTCACCGACGGCCGCCCTCGCTTCCAGGCGGATTTCCGCCAGGACGCGATCACCATCGCGCCGGGCCAGAAGGGTGAAGTCAAGAACATGGTGTTCGGTGGCGCCAAGGAAGTGCCTGTTATCGACGGCTACAAGACGAACCTCTCGATTCCCCGCTTCGATCTGATGATCGACTGGGGCTGGTTCTGGTTCTTCACCAAGCCAATGTTCCAGCTTCTGGACTTCTTCTTCCGCTATTTCGGCAATTTCGGTGTGGCGATCCTGATCACCACGATCGTGGTGAAGGGGCTCTTTTTCCCGCTCGCCAGCAAGCAGTACGCTTCGATGGCGAACATGAAGCGGCTGCAGCCGAAAATGGAGGAACTGAAGGCCAAGTTCGGCGACGACAAGATGGGCCTGCAGCAGGCGATGATGGCACTCTATAAGGAAGAGAAGATCAATCCGCTTGCGGGTTGCTGGCCGATTCTTCTGCAAATCCCGGTCTTCTTCGCGCTATACAAGGTCATCTACATCACGATCGAAATGCGGCACGCGCCCTTCTTCGGCTGGATACAGGACCTGTCTGCACCGGATCCGACTTCGATCTTCAACCTGTTCGGCCTGCTGCCGTTTGACGTACCGCAGGCACTGCTGATCGGCGTATGGCCGCTGGTCATGGGCGTCACCATGTTCCTGCAGATGCGCATGAATCCGACGCCGCCCGATCCGACCCAGGCGATGATCTTCACCTGGATGCCGGTTGTCTTCACCTTCATGCTCGCGAGCTTCCCGGCCGGCCTCGTCATCTACTGGGCCTGGAACAACACGCTCTCGATCATTCAGCAGGCAGTCATCATGAAGCGCCATGGCGTCAAGGTGGAACTGTTCAGCAACCTGAAGGGCCTGTTCGGGAAAAAAGCGGATCCGGCGAAATAG
- the rnpA gene encoding ribonuclease P protein component, whose amino-acid sequence MTKNDEKSTVGRLKSRPQFLYVREGEKRKGPLFLLEMRDRHEPDSLPRVGFTVTKKHGNAVERNRMRRRLKEAVRLSAGFAMQPGHDYVIVARRDILHASFAEIKDRLRERISNRQKHKRPASAGPGKE is encoded by the coding sequence ATGACGAAGAATGACGAAAAATCGACTGTCGGACGGCTGAAGAGCCGCCCGCAGTTTCTTTATGTGCGGGAGGGTGAGAAGCGCAAAGGGCCGCTCTTCCTTCTGGAGATGCGCGACCGGCATGAACCGGATTCTCTGCCGCGCGTCGGCTTTACCGTTACAAAGAAGCATGGCAATGCCGTTGAACGGAACCGGATGCGCCGGCGCCTGAAGGAGGCCGTGCGACTATCCGCCGGGTTTGCAATGCAGCCCGGACACGACTATGTCATTGTCGCCAGACGCGACATCCTTCATGCGTCCTTTGCAGAAATCAAGGACCGCCTTCGCGAGCGCATCAGCAACAGGCAGAAACACAAGAGGCCGGCTTCCGCGGGCCCCGGGAAAGAATGA
- the rpmH gene encoding 50S ribosomal protein L34: MSKRTYQPSKLVRKRRHGFRARMATKGGRAVLSARRARGRKRLSA; encoded by the coding sequence ATGTCGAAGCGTACCTATCAGCCTTCCAAGCTTGTTCGCAAGCGCCGCCACGGCTTCCGTGCCCGCATGGCCACCAAGGGCGGTCGCGCGGTTCTGTCCGCTCGCCGTGCACGCGGCCGCAAGCGTCTTTCGGCCTAA
- a CDS encoding methyl-accepting chemotaxis protein has product MKIRTKIYLIVGVMGLISILIGGMALGVVYQYDQKLRQYENAADRAYLGEHLNRQVTAVVMEARGVYSSDTTDAAKKFADGILKQLDGIDATLNEWKPKVPEAQLPAFEAVVSRAAEFRTFRAETARLGTDVSPQSANEQGNNEANRANRKAFQEEIDAVVQTDRENLDAIKADISAFETLMLTLVLSTVVLGLAAGGGAAFYVATNQLSRPIQNVTDTMKKLAAGDLSTEVPYGGRKDEIGDMAAAVAVFRQNAIEVRDLNAQEHILREKSADLQSSIATVVNAAAAGDFKQRIHKDYGNDDLNRFAASVNELVGSVDAGINETRRVIAALAEGDLTGKMNGSYQGAFAELQTNVNNTLATLQKAMREVRASTDSINANSGELRTASDDLSKRTEQQAAALEETSAALEEITAAVKNSTERAQEATVMVGEATRSAKQSGDVVRNAVDAMGRIEQASNEITQIINVIDEIAFQTNLLALNAGVEAARAGDAGKGFAVVAQEVRELAQRAASAAKDIKGLITKSSDEVAIGVKYVQATGESLSDIENRVLKINEYIHSIATAAREQATGLHEVSTAVNQMDQVTQHNAAMVEESSAATHKLNTEADSLASLVSRFRTGDAPQHVASAQPTHRPVASPARRMMGNVARAFGGRGSAAQAVAQEGWEEF; this is encoded by the coding sequence ATGAAGATACGTACAAAGATCTACCTCATCGTCGGGGTCATGGGGTTGATTTCGATCCTCATCGGCGGCATGGCGCTCGGCGTCGTCTACCAATACGATCAGAAGCTGCGGCAATATGAGAACGCCGCCGACCGCGCCTATTTGGGCGAACACCTGAACCGCCAGGTCACCGCCGTCGTCATGGAAGCACGCGGCGTCTACAGCTCGGACACGACCGACGCGGCCAAGAAATTCGCCGACGGCATCCTGAAGCAACTCGACGGCATCGACGCAACCCTGAACGAATGGAAACCGAAGGTTCCGGAAGCGCAATTGCCGGCGTTCGAAGCCGTCGTCAGCCGCGCGGCGGAATTCCGCACCTTCCGTGCGGAGACGGCCCGCCTTGGCACCGACGTCTCGCCGCAGTCTGCAAACGAGCAGGGCAACAACGAAGCAAACCGCGCCAACCGCAAGGCCTTCCAGGAGGAAATCGACGCGGTCGTGCAGACCGACCGGGAAAACCTTGATGCGATCAAGGCCGACATCTCGGCCTTCGAGACGCTGATGCTCACGCTCGTGCTTTCAACTGTCGTTCTCGGCCTTGCCGCAGGCGGTGGCGCGGCTTTCTACGTCGCGACCAACCAGCTCAGCCGGCCGATCCAGAACGTGACCGACACGATGAAGAAACTCGCCGCTGGCGATCTTTCGACAGAAGTGCCTTATGGCGGCCGCAAGGACGAAATCGGTGACATGGCTGCCGCCGTCGCCGTGTTCCGCCAGAACGCCATCGAGGTGCGTGACTTGAACGCCCAGGAACACATCCTGCGCGAGAAGAGTGCCGACTTACAGTCGAGCATCGCAACGGTGGTGAATGCCGCCGCAGCGGGCGACTTCAAGCAGCGCATCCACAAGGACTACGGCAACGACGACCTGAACCGGTTCGCCGCGAGCGTCAACGAACTCGTTGGCAGCGTCGACGCTGGCATCAACGAGACCCGTCGCGTCATCGCCGCACTTGCCGAGGGCGACCTGACCGGCAAAATGAATGGATCCTACCAGGGCGCCTTCGCCGAACTGCAGACGAACGTCAACAATACGCTGGCGACGCTGCAAAAGGCGATGCGTGAGGTTCGCGCCTCGACGGACTCGATCAATGCCAACTCCGGCGAACTTCGCACCGCTTCGGACGACCTGTCCAAGCGCACCGAGCAGCAGGCAGCCGCCCTAGAGGAAACCTCCGCGGCACTGGAGGAAATCACCGCGGCCGTGAAGAACTCCACCGAGCGGGCGCAGGAGGCCACCGTGATGGTGGGCGAGGCAACCCGCAGCGCCAAGCAGTCCGGTGACGTCGTTCGCAACGCCGTCGATGCAATGGGTCGCATCGAACAGGCATCCAACGAGATCACCCAGATCATCAACGTCATCGACGAGATCGCCTTCCAGACGAACCTGCTCGCACTGAACGCAGGTGTGGAGGCCGCACGCGCCGGGGACGCCGGCAAGGGCTTTGCAGTCGTCGCCCAGGAAGTGCGCGAGCTTGCTCAGCGTGCCGCAAGTGCAGCCAAGGACATCAAGGGGCTCATCACCAAGTCCAGCGACGAGGTTGCGATCGGCGTGAAATATGTCCAGGCAACCGGCGAGTCGCTTTCGGACATCGAGAACCGCGTGCTGAAGATCAACGAATACATCCACTCGATCGCAACAGCGGCGCGCGAACAGGCGACCGGCCTCCACGAGGTCTCCACCGCCGTCAACCAGATGGACCAGGTCACGCAACACAATGCGGCGATGGTAGAGGAAAGCTCGGCTGCGACCCACAAGCTCAACACCGAAGCCGACAGCCTCGCAAGCCTCGTCTCGCGGTTCCGCACCGGCGACGCCCCACAGCATGTTGCATCCGCGCAGCCGACACATCGGCCGGTCGCATCCCCTGCACGCCGCATGATGGGCAATGTCGCCCGGGCCTTCGGCGGCCGGGGAAGCGCTGCCCAGGCGGTTGCCCAGGAGGGCTGGGAGGAGTTCTGA
- a CDS encoding HAMP domain-containing sensor histidine kinase codes for MKDNEAPPMLGDVPMPSALSGLSGRLLLLTVAFIMLAEVLIFVPYIANMRVRWLGDRLNTAAAAAVVVDGFPQQDLSRALQDETLMATGTKAIVLRRHDASRLIAIADMPPKVDAQYNLAAVEPISAIRDAFDTLIFGGDRIIRAYGPIGDSNATIEIVLADKALRKAMLVYARNVLILTVILSAIAGGLIFLALNRMLIRPIRRMTGSMRDFAADPTDPARVLQPSEGHDELAVAGVHLAEMQRALQGTLREQKNLADLGLAVSKINHDMRNILSSAQLMSDRLADVDDPVVKRFAPKLLRTIDRAVGYTTDVLAYGRMREPAPRRRFLPLKPLVVDVSEMLAIDPLSEIDFALQIESSLEVDADSEQLFRIIHNICRNAVEALTQHPGRERGRLSVSAVRTGSVVSITIDDTGPGMPAKARENLFTAFRGSARSGGTGLGLAIARELVLAHGGTIALVEKASEGTQFRIELPDRPVSLAAFRNKAS; via the coding sequence ATGAAGGATAACGAAGCGCCCCCGATGCTGGGTGATGTGCCGATGCCGAGCGCGCTCTCCGGCCTTTCCGGTAGGCTGCTGCTCCTGACGGTCGCCTTCATCATGTTGGCTGAGGTTCTGATCTTCGTCCCCTACATTGCCAACATGCGGGTGCGCTGGCTCGGCGATCGACTGAACACGGCGGCAGCGGCGGCTGTCGTCGTCGACGGATTTCCTCAGCAGGATCTTTCGCGCGCACTGCAGGACGAAACACTGATGGCGACGGGGACCAAGGCCATCGTACTCAGGCGCCACGACGCCTCGCGGCTAATTGCGATCGCCGACATGCCGCCAAAAGTGGATGCACAATACAACCTGGCGGCTGTGGAACCGATCTCGGCCATCCGCGACGCCTTCGACACGCTGATCTTCGGTGGTGATCGCATTATTCGCGCCTATGGCCCGATCGGCGACAGCAACGCGACGATCGAGATCGTGCTGGCGGACAAGGCGCTGCGCAAAGCCATGCTGGTCTATGCGCGCAACGTCCTCATCCTGACGGTCATTCTATCGGCGATCGCCGGCGGCCTCATTTTTCTGGCCCTCAATCGGATGCTGATCCGGCCGATTCGCCGGATGACCGGCAGCATGCGCGACTTCGCCGCCGACCCGACCGACCCCGCCCGCGTGCTCCAGCCCTCCGAGGGGCATGACGAACTGGCAGTCGCCGGCGTCCACCTCGCGGAAATGCAAAGAGCGCTGCAGGGAACGCTGCGGGAACAGAAGAACCTCGCCGACCTCGGGCTTGCCGTGTCGAAGATCAACCACGACATGCGCAACATCCTTTCGTCGGCACAATTGATGTCGGATCGGCTGGCGGATGTGGACGATCCCGTCGTCAAGCGCTTCGCGCCGAAGCTTTTGCGCACGATCGACCGGGCCGTCGGCTACACCACCGATGTGCTCGCCTATGGGCGGATGCGCGAACCGGCGCCGCGCCGCCGTTTCCTTCCGCTGAAACCCCTTGTGGTGGACGTCTCGGAAATGCTCGCGATCGACCCGCTTTCGGAGATTGATTTCGCCTTGCAGATCGAATCCTCCCTGGAGGTGGATGCCGACAGCGAACAACTCTTCCGGATTATTCACAACATCTGCCGCAATGCCGTCGAGGCGCTGACCCAGCATCCGGGACGCGAACGAGGCCGCCTGAGCGTCTCGGCAGTGCGCACCGGCAGCGTGGTTTCGATCACGATCGACGATACCGGCCCCGGCATGCCGGCCAAGGCGCGCGAGAACCTGTTTACGGCCTTCCGCGGTTCTGCTCGCTCGGGCGGAACCGGGCTTGGGCTCGCCATTGCCCGCGAGCTGGTCCTCGCCCACGGGGGGACAATTGCGCTTGTGGAGAAGGCGAGCGAAGGCACACAGTTCCGCATCGAACTTCCCGACCGCCCGGTTTCGCTTGCCGCCTTCCGTAACAAGGCGTCCTAG
- a CDS encoding succinylglutamate desuccinylase/aspartoacylase family protein, with protein sequence MPDKSAKGIDRRELIMASIATVGAAAAAAVSAGAANAKDTATSPANPASGTVYTGDVIEGKKVVSALDVDDLEPGKKHLLYFQGVEMPTGQHWYVSVMVAKGVRPGKRGVLTSGVHGDEMSSVHTVQTVMNQLDPAQMSGTVMAVTDVSRPALVSMQRRWPNQGRGIDLIDMNREWPGNENGATAASRHAGLLFNRLLRPNADFAIDFHTGTTGFEVTAFNIGGMDVPEVKAMVELYPVGQIFDNHVYPGVLHNAFMDVGIPSFTPEIGAARVLNLEMISLFVEGTMNVLKHHGIVAGPIGRTSKDVTVFVGNSAFPILATAGGLVEHLVKLNDKVEAGQKVAIQRDSFGEVVAEYTSGVAGEITGQRSDAMSEPGNPLVFILFNRPGPEDVQVYPE encoded by the coding sequence ATGCCGGACAAGTCTGCAAAAGGCATCGATCGCCGCGAATTGATAATGGCATCCATTGCCACGGTCGGCGCCGCGGCCGCGGCCGCCGTCAGCGCTGGTGCTGCGAATGCCAAGGATACAGCGACATCCCCTGCCAATCCGGCATCAGGAACGGTCTACACCGGCGATGTTATCGAAGGCAAAAAGGTTGTCAGTGCGCTCGACGTCGACGATCTGGAGCCCGGCAAGAAGCACCTTTTGTATTTTCAGGGCGTCGAGATGCCGACCGGACAGCATTGGTATGTATCGGTGATGGTGGCCAAGGGCGTGCGGCCAGGCAAGCGCGGCGTCCTGACCAGTGGCGTCCATGGCGACGAGATGAGTTCTGTGCATACGGTCCAGACCGTGATGAACCAGCTCGACCCAGCGCAGATGTCGGGAACAGTGATGGCGGTCACAGACGTGTCACGCCCGGCCCTGGTAAGCATGCAGCGCAGATGGCCCAATCAGGGCAGAGGCATCGATCTGATCGATATGAACAGGGAGTGGCCCGGCAACGAGAACGGCGCCACCGCAGCCAGCCGACACGCCGGTCTTCTGTTCAACCGGCTGCTGCGGCCGAACGCCGACTTCGCGATCGACTTCCACACCGGGACAACCGGCTTCGAAGTCACCGCATTCAATATTGGCGGCATGGATGTCCCCGAGGTCAAGGCGATGGTGGAGCTCTATCCCGTCGGCCAGATCTTCGACAATCATGTATATCCCGGTGTCCTGCACAACGCGTTTATGGACGTGGGCATCCCGTCTTTTACGCCGGAAATCGGCGCTGCGCGTGTCCTGAATCTTGAGATGATCTCGCTCTTCGTGGAAGGCACGATGAACGTCCTCAAACATCACGGCATCGTTGCCGGGCCGATCGGACGTACAAGCAAGGACGTCACTGTCTTTGTCGGTAACAGCGCGTTCCCGATCCTGGCCACCGCGGGCGGGCTTGTTGAGCATCTGGTTAAACTCAACGACAAGGTTGAAGCCGGACAGAAGGTTGCCATCCAGCGCGATAGCTTCGGTGAGGTGGTTGCCGAGTATACAAGCGGCGTGGCCGGAGAGATAACGGGTCAGCGCAGCGATGCAATGTCCGAGCCCGGCAACCCCTTGGTGTTCATCCTTTTCAATAGGCCGGGGCCGGAGGACGTTCAGGTCTATCCCGAGTAG
- the ggt gene encoding gamma-glutamyltransferase, with protein MAATSHPLASVAAVDILKAGGTAADAAVAAVATLCVVEPAMTGIGGDCFCLVAKPNAPVWGYNGSGRAASNATIQRMLAEGLPRKIPATSPHAVTVPGAIDAWETILRAHGRFDLGKVLQCAIRLAEDGFPIAPRVATDWAMLVDKLIPHAGSAKHFLVNGKPPGVGQVMRMPALAATLQAIAAGGAQALYEGAIAADIAATVQDAGGLLTSEDLARHKGDVVEPISTNYRGLDIVELPPNGQGLTALVLLNILEAFDLKSLDPLGAPRLHLALEAARLAFGIRDLHIADPQSMREPTAGLLDKDFAKKLAKLLDPGRRVPLPTAPTPSSDTVYLTVVDRDRMAVSLINSLYSGFGTGICTEKTGVMLHNRGSGFVIEPDHPNAIAPGKRPMHTMMPALAMRDGRCAISFGVMGADFQPMGQAHLVTNMVDYGMDIQQAIDAPRAFYAGEITEAERGVTEEVISALRSRGHNIVLRQMPLGGGQGIVIDWENGNLIGGSDHRKDGCAIGY; from the coding sequence ATGGCCGCGACCTCCCATCCGCTTGCGAGCGTGGCAGCCGTCGACATTCTCAAGGCTGGCGGTACGGCGGCCGATGCGGCCGTCGCGGCGGTCGCCACGCTTTGCGTCGTCGAGCCGGCGATGACGGGTATCGGTGGGGACTGCTTTTGCCTCGTGGCGAAGCCAAATGCGCCGGTATGGGGCTACAACGGCTCGGGCCGCGCGGCGTCTAACGCCACGATCCAGCGGATGCTCGCGGAGGGGCTGCCGCGCAAGATTCCGGCGACCTCGCCGCATGCAGTTACAGTGCCAGGCGCGATCGACGCATGGGAGACGATCCTCAGGGCACACGGCCGATTCGACCTTGGCAAGGTGTTGCAGTGCGCCATCCGCCTTGCTGAAGACGGCTTTCCGATCGCACCGCGCGTCGCAACCGACTGGGCCATGTTGGTAGACAAACTCATTCCGCATGCTGGCTCGGCGAAGCATTTTCTGGTGAACGGCAAGCCGCCGGGGGTTGGACAGGTGATGCGCATGCCGGCGCTTGCCGCGACCCTGCAAGCGATCGCTGCAGGCGGTGCGCAGGCGCTCTATGAGGGAGCGATCGCCGCTGATATCGCCGCAACCGTTCAAGACGCAGGCGGACTGCTTACATCAGAAGACCTGGCACGTCACAAAGGCGATGTCGTCGAGCCGATTTCGACGAACTATCGTGGGCTTGATATTGTCGAATTGCCACCGAACGGTCAGGGGCTGACGGCGCTGGTATTGCTGAATATCCTTGAGGCGTTTGATCTGAAGAGTCTCGATCCGCTGGGTGCGCCGCGGCTGCATCTTGCGCTCGAAGCCGCACGGCTCGCGTTCGGCATACGCGATCTGCACATCGCAGATCCTCAGTCCATGCGTGAGCCGACCGCCGGGCTGCTCGACAAGGATTTTGCAAAGAAGCTTGCGAAGCTGCTCGATCCCGGCAGGCGGGTGCCGCTACCGACAGCGCCTACGCCATCGAGTGATACGGTCTATCTCACGGTCGTGGACCGCGACCGCATGGCTGTGTCGCTCATCAACTCGCTCTATTCAGGATTTGGCACCGGTATCTGCACAGAGAAGACAGGCGTGATGTTGCACAACCGGGGAAGTGGGTTTGTGATCGAGCCGGACCACCCAAACGCCATAGCGCCCGGCAAGCGACCGATGCATACGATGATGCCGGCACTTGCGATGCGCGATGGGCGTTGCGCGATCTCATTCGGCGTGATGGGCGCAGACTTCCAGCCGATGGGGCAGGCGCATCTCGTCACCAACATGGTCGACTACGGAATGGATATTCAGCAGGCGATCGACGCGCCGCGCGCTTTTTACGCGGGCGAGATCACAGAGGCAGAGCGCGGCGTGACCGAAGAGGTGATTTCCGCGTTGAGGTCACGCGGACACAATATCGTGCTCCGTCAGATGCCGCTTGGTGGCGGGCAGGGTATTGTCATCGACTGGGAGAACGGCAATCTGATTGGCGGCTCCGACCACCGCAAGGACGGCTGCGCCATCGGCTACTGA